The genomic DNA GACGTCGGCGTCGGTGGCGTCGCGGAAGGTCAGTCCGGTGGCGGCGGTGTCCATGGGGCACTTCTCCGATCTCTGGCGGGGCTCGGGCACCGCTGAGCGTAACCCTCGCACTAGGCTCCGTTTGTATGGTCCACGTACTGAGCAGCCGCACCCTTCTGCGCCCCACCGACCCGGAACGCTCCCGCGCCTTCTACGGCGAGAAGCTGGGCCTCGCCGTCTACCGCGAGTTCGGCACGGGCCCCGAGCGCGGCACGGTCTACTTCCTCGGCGGCGGCTTTCTGGAGGTCGCGGGCCGCTCGGACAGCCCGCCGTCACCGGCCCTGAAACTGT from Streptomyces avermitilis MA-4680 = NBRC 14893 includes the following:
- a CDS encoding VOC family protein, with the translated sequence MVHVLSSRTLLRPTDPERSRAFYGEKLGLAVYREFGTGPERGTVYFLGGGFLEVAGRSDSPPSPALKLWLQVPDAGTVHEELKNAGVEIVRPPVREPWGLIEMWIADPDGTEIVLVEIPADHPLRYRPGI